A stretch of DNA from Polyangia bacterium:
CGACGGGAGCGGCGCGAGACAGAGACCCAGTTTTTCGACGTTTTTTCGAGGTTCTCATCCAGCATGCCCACCATCAATCAGCTCGTGAAGTTCGGCCGGGAAGCCGTCCGCCGCAAGACCAACTCGCCGGCGCTCAAGGCCTGCCCGCAACGTCGCGGTGTCTGCGTGCGCGTGTACACGACGACCCCCAAGAAACCGAACTCGGCGCTGCGCAAGGTGGCGCGCGTACGGCTGACCAACGGGATGGAAGTGACCACGTACATCCCGGGTGAAGGGCACAACCTGCAAGAGCACT
This window harbors:
- the rpsL gene encoding 30S ribosomal protein S12, with the protein product MPTINQLVKFGREAVRRKTNSPALKACPQRRGVCVRVYTTTPKKPNSALRKVARVRLTNGMEVTTYIPGEGHNLQEHSVVLIRGGRVKDLPGVRYHIIRGTLDTSGVTNRRQGRSKYGAKRPK